The stretch of DNA TTTTATTTAAATTTTTTAATTTAGGGAGATATCTATGTCAGAAGAAAAGAGACTTACACCTGAAGAAGCATTAAAAATATATAATAAGGAGAAAAAAGGAAGATTAAAGATATATTTAGGATATGCTCCAGGAGTAGGAAAAACATATACAATGCTTCGTGAGGCTAATATTAGAGTCAAAAGAGGAGAAGATATCTGTATAGGATATATAGAACCACATGATAGAAAAGCTACTACTGAACAAATTGGAATTTTGGAACAAATTCCTGTAAAAGAGATTGAGTATGCTAGTAAAATATATAAAGAAGTCAATATTGAAAAAATTATTGAGAGAGGACCAGAAATAGTCCTAATTGATGAGCTAGCCCATACAAATATAAAAGGCAGCAAAAACGAGAAAAGATATCAAGATGTTCTTGAAATTTTAAATGCTGGTATAAATGTGCATACCACAGTTAATATCCAACATCTTGAAAGCTTAAATGATGTAGTTCAGACTATCACTGGAATAGCTGTAAGAGAAACAGTTCCTGACACTATTTTGGCAGAAGCTGATGAGGTGGAGGTAATTGATATCTCATTTGAAAGTTTAAAAGAAAGATTAGAAAGGGGAGAGATATACAATTTAAAAACAGCTTCTCAAGCTTTACGAAATTTTTTTAGAAAAGGAAATTTAAGTGCCTTAAGAGAGATTGCTTTACGTCAAATAGCACAGGAGGTAGATAATAATCTCAATGAGTACTTGAATAATAAAAATATCAAAACTAACTGGTATACAGCTGAAAGAGTACTTGTTTCTATCTCTTCAAGTCCAAAAGCTAATAAAGTTATAAGATATGGAGCTAGAATTGCTCAAAAATATAAGTGTGAATTCTATGTAATCTGTGTTGAACAAATAGGATTTTTGGCTAAGGGATACTCTCCAGAAGATTGGAAAGTCATTGAAAAACATGAGGAATTAGCTAGAAGTTTAGGAGCAGAAACAATCAGATTACAAGGTAAAAATATTGTAAAAGAGATTTTGAAGTTTTCAGAAGAAAAAAGAATTACTCAAATAGTTTTAGGTCATAGTAAGAGAAATAAATTAACTACTTTTTTTAAGGGATCTGTAATCAACAAAATTATAGAGCATTCTAAAGGTGTTGAAATAAGAGTTGTTCCATGGGGGCTATAACCCCCATTTTTATTTAAATATAAATCTGATTTTCTCCTCCAGTTTTTCAGGAATAATAAACTCTTTATTTGTTACTGTTTTCAAGGCATAAAATGGTTTATTTTTATAGTTTTTTCTCTCTCTATTCTCCTGATATATCTCCTCTTCAATATCATTTTCAAACATTATACAACTTCCAATATCCTTCTTTATACTATTTTCTATTATTCTATTTTTTTGGTTTGAATTCTCTATCTCTTCAGGAGTTCTCCAAAGATGGTTGTCTTTGTCATATACAGCTACATAAGGGATTTTAAAAACATTTAATAATTTTATAAATTGTGGAATTAAACTTTTACTTCCACACTCTAAAATAGAGTAATCATATTTGTAAATATCTAATTTTTTTGAAAGGTATCCCAATACTATCTTGTCTGTTTGTCCCTCTACAAGTATAACTTTTTTAGCAAAAAATAACTCACTTCTATCTGGATTTATCCAATAGTTCATATTAAAATTTTTTATCTCGTCTCCAGAAAAAAGATAGCCTTTAAATTGAAATACTTTACTTCCACTATTTTCACTCTTTCTTACTATACAGATAGATTTATACATATGTAAATTTATAAAATTATTTGAATGCGTTGCTACATATATTTGAGTTCCGAGTTTTGTTAATACACAGATATTAAAAAATAGCTCTTTTTGTTTTTGAGGATGAAGATACAGCTCCGGTTCTTCAAATAATATCAAGGTATTATCTAATACAGAATGTCCTGTATCTCTTGAATATTGAGCTAATACTCCAAAAATCTCAAATAGTAAATTTCTGTATAATCCTCTACTTGTATACTCACTCTGTAATTCATTAAAAGTAGCTACTATTTTATTTAAAGCTTTCGGTTGATTAATCTTCCTCTTCTCTAATATTTTTAAAAGAGATAAAATAAAAAATTCTGTTTGTTCCTTCTCTGAAAATGATGGAATAAATAAAATAGAAACATGTTCTGTTATACTCTGATATTCCTCTTCTGTTATTCTATTCCAAATATTATTATAAAATACAAAATAATAGATATCCCCATCGTATGTCTTAGTTACTTTCAAATGAATATTTTTTCCTGTAATAGTCATATCTGCCACTTGAAAACTTTGTTTATAATAATTATAAAAAGATCCTTCTATTGATAAAAAGTTAGTACCATTTCTTAAATCTCTACTTCTAAAATTTCTATATTTTAAAAAAAACATAATTGCTGACATTATACTTGATTTTCCACTATTACTTTGTCCAATAAAAAGCATTAAGTTTTCAAATTTTATATCAGTTTCCTCTATACATTGCCAATTTTTAATTTTTAATTCTTTTAAATACATCTTAACCCTCCTATTCTAGTAGTTTTATTATATCATATAATATTGAAAAAGATATGATAACTTCTATTTTCATTGACTTTTTGATTAAAAGTAACTATAATTCATATTATATAAATATTATACGAGGAGTGATTCAAAAAGATGTTAAGGAAGTTATTTCTTGGACTTACCCTATGTGGTAGTATACTGTTTGGAGCTGACTTAAGTACTGAAGAAGATATAAAAGAGATATACAAAAATTTAGGAATAGAAAATAAGTTAGAGTACTCTACTTTTTTTAAAGCTATTCAAGGTTATAATAAAATTGAAGATAAAAAACCTGGATATATAACTATCATAGATTTTTCTAAACCATCTAATGAAGAGAGATTCTTTGTAATTGACCTTGAAAATAAAAAAGTAGACTATGCAACTTATGTAAGTCATGGAAAAAATACTGGACTTGGAACAGCAGTAAAATTTTCTAACAATATAAATTCCTATCAAAGTTCACTAGGATTTTATGTCACTAAAAATACCTATGAAGGAAGTAATGGTTACTCTTTGAGATTATTAGGACTAGAACCTGGAATAAACTCTAATGCTATGGATAGACATATTGTAGTACATGGAGCTAATTATGCTACAAAGGAGTTTATGGATAAATATGGATTTTTAGGAAGAAGTCTTGGATGCCCTGCTATTCCAGAAGAGATTTCAAAAGAGGTTATTGATTATATAAAGGGTGGTACAGTTTTATATATTAATGGAAATGATGAAAATTACTTTGCAAATAGTAAATATATACAACCATCTGCTTAATCTTTATTTTTATAAAAAGGATTGCTAAAATTACAGCAATCCTTTTTTTCTACTTTTATATTTCTTCTTTATAGTCTGATATCTTCTAAATTTATAATATATTTGAGAAAATGTTGAAACCATAACTATTCCTAAAGTTATAGCTATTGTTATCATCAATGTTGCAATACCTCTTTGTGCTGCTTCAACACTCTTATTTTCTATAAAATAAGACATAGTAAAATATACCCCACTACCGGGAACCAATGGAATAAGACTAGCTATAAGTGTCGATGTTACAGGAGTTTTTAAAATTCTTGCCATTATTTCAGAATAGATTGTAATCCCTACAGCTGAATAGAAAAAAGATGCTGGCTCAGAATATTGATAATACTTAAATAATATATAAATAGCCCAACCTAAGGCTCCTCCTATACTAGCAAAAACAAGCTTTTTCCCTTTTAAATTGAAAATAATTCCAAAGGCTAAAGTACTTCCAGCAGCAGCAATAATTTCAATTAATACCTGCTCCATACTATATCTCTCCTAATTTTAAAATTATAAATAAGGCAAATCCTGTTCCAGAAGCAAGGGCTGCACCTACTAAAAAGGCCTCTACTGCCCTAGACATCCCAGAAAGTAAATCTCCAGCTACTAAATCTCTAATTGCATTTGTTAAAGCAATTCCAGGAACTAAAAGCATAATAGTTCCTATTGTTGAGTATGAAACTGTTTCTGTAAATCCTACCTTTACACTTAAATATGAAAATAAAGTACAGAAAAAACCTCCCAATGTATTTAAGAAAAAAGTATTTGTCTGTAACCTATTTGCAAAATCTGAGATTAAAAAGATAATCCCTCCACCTATAAAAGCACTAATAGCATCTCTAATTCCACCTCTAAATAATAGTGCAAAGAAAAAAGCTCCAAAACTATATGCTAAAAAATAAATAAATTTATTATAGGGGATCTCTTTGTCTATAGCAATTACAGCACTATAAAACTCTTCAAAACTATACTTTTTGAGATCTCTAACTAACTGATTTATTGAATGAACTTTATTTAAGTTTGTTGTTCTTGAAGCTACTCTTTCTACAGAGCTAAATAGCTCCCCTTTATAATTTCTAACAGAAGTAATAATACAAGTTATAGAAACAAAGCACTGGGCATTGAGACCATAATGTTTACAAATTCTTGAGATAATATCTTCTACTCTATATGTCTCAGCTCCACTTTGTAGAGCTATTTTTCCTGTTAAATTGGCAAGTGTTAAAATTCTATTCTCGTTGACCATAGCTCCCCCATTTTATTTAAACATCTCTAAAATCGTATCTGAATAACTTCCATCTTCATTATGAGCAATAAGTGGTGGTAATACTCTCAATCCTGAATTTCCATTCTTTACTCCTTCTATTAAAAGTATTTTTCCTTCTTTTTCTAATTTTGTATAGCAAAACTGGATTCTTTTTGGTTCAATGGAGTATTTTTTCATTGTTTCTATTATATCAATCAATCTATCCACTCTATGTACCATTACAAAGTATCCTTTATCTTTTAAAAGGCTAGAAGCCGTTTCTAATAGTGAATCTAAATTTATAGTTATTTCATGTCTAGCTAAAGATAATTGATCTAAATCATTTAATTGTTTATCCTCTCCATGAAATTTAAAAAAAGGTGGATTGGTAACTACTAAATCAAAGCTACCTTTTTTAAAATGGTTTTTCCAATTTTTCATATCATCATTAACTATTTCTATCTGCTCTTCTAAGCCGTTTAACTCTATATTTCTTTGTGCTAACTCACTTGAAATTTTCTGAATTTCTACCCCTATAATATTAGCCTTTGTTCTTTTAGAAAGAAATAGAGGAATAACACCATTTCCCGTCCCTAAGTCTATAATATTCTTTGTAGTTCTTGTGATTGTAGCAAACTCTGCTACTAATAAAGAATCTATTGAAAAAGAGAAGTGATCAGCTCTCTGTGTAATTTTCATACCCTTTTCTAGTAAATCTATTACTGTTTCAAATTGTTTTCCATCATTCATAAAATATAATACCTCCTTGAATATTATAGCAAATTTATAATAATAATACAAAAAATAAAATTATTCATTTTAATGAAAAAAGGATTTTGAAATTCACCTTAATAAATTTCTAAAATCCTAATTTATCTTATTAATTTATGCTTTTTATAGGAACTCTTAGTATGTACATTACCTCTGAAGGATCTTTTTCAAAAGCTGGTCCGGATAAAATATGAATAATTGTATCTCCTTCCATAATATATCCCTTTTCTTCTGACCATTTGATAACTTTTTTAATATTATCCCCCATCTCTGCAAATTTACCTTGGCATATCATACTAGCGTACTCTCTTTTAGAATAGTTGCATCTCTTTTCATAGTTTATATAATCTTTTAGATATATCAGTTTATCATATTCATAATTTTCTTTTTTAATATTCTCTTCCTTCATTGCAAATGCAAACATTCCAATTGGAATACTATTTTGATTAACTGATATCAAAAATTTATCAATCTCTTTAAAAGCTTTAGAAATTCCATTATCTCTTGTATTTGGAGCTATCTTTGCATATATTCCTCTTATCTCCTCCTCCTCTATAAAAAATTTATCTATATTATTTTCAAGATTTATTAAATATCTCATCTGTAGTGCATTCTCTTTAAGTTCTAACTCAATTTTTTTCAATCTCTCTATCTCTTCTTGAGTCTGTTCTATCATCTTATTCATTAATTCCAATGTATGACTATAACTCAAATTTTCTAAGTGACTTTTTATTTTTAAATTACTAAATCCCAATTTTTTTAGATGTACGATCATCTTAATAATTGGTATTTGAAAAAATCTATAATATCTATAGTTAGTTTTCTCATCCTTGTAATCAGGAGATATTATCCCTTCACTATCATAGTATCTTAAAGTTGAAATTGGTAAGTTTGTAATTTTTGAAATCTCTCCTATTGTTAAGTAATCCTTCATCTTACTCCTTTCCACTATTAAATTCTAGTTTTTTAAAAGTTTTACTAATATTATTATATTAACATAATTTATTTTCTCTGTAAATAAAGTTTTAGAAGGTTGATAAACTAAATATAAAAAGCTCAAGAATGATTAACTCACCACTCTTGAGCCTATTTTATAACTTTTACTAAATTATCTTATTAATATTGCTTCATTAATTCTCTTACTTTAGAGATAACTTCATCTTTAGAGATTTCAAAAGTTTCTCCTGTTTTTCTTATTTTTAACTCTACAATTCCCTCATTAGTTTTTTTACCACAAATTACTTTAAATGGGAATCCAATTAAGTCAGCATCTTTAAATTTGAATCCAGGTCTCTCATCTCTATCATCTATCATTGTATCTATTCCATTATCTAATAATGAATTATATAGCTCTTCTGCAAGTGCAACTTGAGCTTCATCCTTCATATTAGCTGGAATTACATCAACTACATATGGAGCTATTGCTGTAGGCCAAACAATTCCAAATTCATCATTGTTTTGCTCAATAGCAGAAGCAAGTGTTCTTGAAACTCCAATTCCATAACATCCCATTATAATTGGATGAGTTACACCTTTCTCATCTATAAATGTAGCTTCTAACTTTTCAGAATATTTAGTTCCTAATTTAAATATATGTCCTACTTCTATTCCTCTTGCTGAAGCAAGTGTTCCTCCACATTTTTCACATACATGTCCTGGTTTTACAGTTTTTACATCTTTTACTATATCAGCTTTATAATCTCTTCCATAATTTACATTGATATAGTGAGTATCTAATCTGTTTCCACCAGCTGTATGGTTAGTGATTTCTAAAACTGTATCGTCAGCTACAATTTTTATATCTCCTAAATCTTTTCCAAATGGTCCAATAAACCCTTTTACTAGTCCTAATTTTTCTAATTGCTCATCAGTTAATAGCTCAACTTCTATTGCGTCTACAGCATTTTTAAGTTTAGTCTCATTAACTTCGTAATCTCCTCTGATTAAAACCATATATACTTGATCTGTTCCCATATCTCTGTACATCATAGCTTTAACTGTTCTTTCTACAGGGACATTTAGATATTCAACTACATCTTCTATTTTTGATACATTTGGAGTATCTACTAATTCAGTAGCCTTTAACTCCTCTTTCTCAGCATGGAATATTTTACTTACAGCAGTTTCTACGTTTGCTGCATAATCACAGCTCTCACAGTAGATGATTTCGTCCTCTCCTGAATCAGCTAATACATGGAACTCTTTTGATCCACTTCCACCTATTGCTCCTGAATCAGCCTCAACAGGTCTGAATTTTAATCCACAGCTAGAGAAAATTCTCTTATAAGTAGCTTCCATATTATCAAACTCTTTATCTAAAGACTCCTTTGTAGAGTGGAAAGAGTAAGCATCCTTCATTATGAACTCTCTTCCTCTCATAAGTCCAAATCTTGGTCTTATCTCATCTCTGAATTTAGTTTGGATTTGATAAAGGTTTAATGGTAATTGTTTGTATGAAGCAACATCGTTTCTAATTACATCAGTTACTACCTCTTCATGTGTTGGCCCTAATACGAAATCTCTCTTTGCTCTATCTTGTAATTTCATCATTAATGGTCCCATTACTTCCCATCTTCCACTCTCTTTCCAAAGTTCAGCTGGTTGTAATACAGGCATGAATATCTCTTGAGCTCCTGCTCTATCCATCTCTCTTCTTACAATATTCTCTACTTTCTTAAGAGCTTTTAATCCTAATGGTAGGTAAGTATACACTCCACTAGTTAATTTTTTAATCATTCCTGCTCTCAAAAGAAGCTTATGACTTGCTATTTCTGCTTCTTTTGGAGTTTCTTTAAGTGTCTTAATATAACTCTTACTGAATCTCATCTCTTCCTCCGTATTAAAATTTATTTTACTATATATTTTATCATATTGTCTCTTACTTTGTCTAAAGGTTTTTAATTTTCTTAATATTATTTTACCTCTTTGAATTTTTGTGAGATATCCTCAATTAGATACTCATTTTTTATCTCTCCGTTATTCTCCTTTAGATACTCATAACATATATCTTTAACCAACTTTATAGTTTTTACATCGTGTACTATATCTACAAACTTCAAATCACTAAGTCCACTTTGTTTTGTTCCAAAAATCTCTCCAGATTTTCTAAGTCTTAGGTCCTCTTCAGCTATCTTAAACCCATCTTGAGTCTCTTCCATAACTTGAAGTCTAGCCTTTGAAGTAGCATTCTCTGTCTTTGAAACTAAAAAACAATAAGATTGATGCTCTCCCCTTCCAACTCTTCCTCGAAGTTGGTGTAAAGCTGAGAGTCCAAATCTTTCAGCATTGTTGATTACAATTATAGATGAGTTTGGTACGTCTACTCCTACTTCTATTACTGTTGTAGATACCAAAATATCTAACTCTCTATTTTTAAATCTACTCATAATCTCATCTTTTTCAGAATTTTTCATCTTTCCATGTAGTACACCTATCTTGTAGCTAGGTAGAAACTTCTCCACCTCTTCCATTAACTCCTGTGTAGATTTTGCTGAAAGTTTCTCACTCTCTTCTATAAGAGGAGCTATAAAATAAGCTTGTCTTCCCTGAGATAATTTTTTCTCTATAAATTCATACATAGTTTCTATCTCTTCATCTGTAGCTATCCATTTTGTACGTATTGGTTTTCTTCCAGGTGGTAACTCATCTATTACAGATACATCTAAATCTCCATATATACTGAGAGCTAATGAACGTGGAATAGGGGTAGCACTCATTACTACAAGATTAGCTAGTACTCCTTTATCTCTTAAAGCTTTTCTTTGTAAAACTCCAAACCTATGCTGTTCATCTATAATTATCATTCCTAATTTATGAAAAACTACACTCTCCTCTATAAGAGCATGTGTTCCTATAACTATTCCTACTTCACCATTAGCTATATCCTCTAAAAGTTTTTGCTTTTTCTTTCCAGTAAAGCTTCCTGTGAGTAATTCAACTCTCACTCCCAGTTTTTCAAACTTATCTTTTACAGATAAATAATGTTGAACCGCTAAAATTTCAGTTGGAGCCATTAAAACTCCTTGATAAGAGTTTTCTAACATGTAGAGAAGAAGTACCATTGATACTGCTGTTTTTCCACTCCCAACATCTCCTTGTACCAATCTATTTACTATTCTTCCATTTGCTAAATCTCTATATATCTCTGTAATCACTCTCTTTTGGGCATTTGTTAGTTCAAAGGGAAGAGAAGCTAAGTATTGTTTTACTAACGTCTTTTTATCCTCAAGATGATATCTCTCTATATTTTGATTGTCTACTTCAAATCTTTTTTGAAGTATTCCCATCTCCAGAACTAATAATTCTTCTACAGCAAAACGTCTCTTAGCCTCCTCTAAGTTTTTATTATTTCTTGGAAAATGAATCTCTCTAAGGGCCTCTTTTCTCCCTATAAGCCTATATTTTTTTATAATCTCTTCTGGAATATTCTCCTCTATAATTGCAAGAGTATTTTTTAAAGTTAATTCCATCAACTTTCTCAAAGAGTTTTGAGGTAACTCCTTACTTGAGCTATATATTGGTAAAATCTCTCCCTCATCTACTCTCTTTTGATTACTACTTAACTTAAACTCTGGATTTACAAGTTGAAATATATACCCTCTCTTTACCTGTCCTATGAATATATATTCCTCTCCTATCTTTAAACTCTTTCTAAGATATGGCATCTGAAACCAAACTAACTCTATTACTCCACTTCCATCTGTGGCTGTAGCCTTTACCATCTTAAGCCCACTACGAGTAGGAGGTGCTGAAACTGTCATAAGAGTAGCCTTTAATACTACATACTCCTCTCCTCTTAATTCTCCTATCTTTTTTATATTAGTTCTATCATCATAAGCTCTTGGAAAGTAGTAAAGCATATCAGCTATGGAGTTTATCCCTAATTTTTCTAACCTCTTTATATTTTTAGTATCTATCCCCAATTCAATACTTTCCAATGGCCAATATATTTTACTGTATATCATCTCCTCACTTCCTTTCTCATTTTATATTTTTTATTATAACATATATTCAACTATTTATTTCTTTTTTATTTTCATAACACTTACACTATTATTTCAGTTTAAAATGTATTATATTAATATTTTTTTAATAAATAACATTCATATTTTCATATTGACAATTTTAAAAATTCGTGTTAATATCATTATATGAATTAAAAAAACATTTTCTTAGGAGGAAAGTATGAAAAAACTTATTTTTATTTTCACATTAATTTTATCCATTATAACATTTGCAGAAGAAAAAATTAAAGTTGTATCTTTCAATATTGCAGCTGGAGCTAAAAATTTTAAGGCAGATTTAAATAAAACTGCGGATGCAATTAAAGCTTTGGATGCAGATATTATTGGAATACAAGAAGTTGATAGACTTACAAAACGTAGTGGTTATGTTGATCAAATTAAAGTATTAGCAGATTTAACAGGATATAATTTTGTTTTTGGAAAAACTATTGATTTTGATGGTGGTGAATATGGAATAGGAATTCTAACTAAACATCCAATCTTAAAAGCAGAAAAAATTGATTTACCAAATGAACCAAATGAAGAACCTAGAGTTGCTTTAATGGCTCAAGTAAAAGTTCCTACTATCCAAGAACCTGTGAATTTCATAAATACACATCTTGGAATAGTTTTGAATGCTAAAACTGATGAAGAATTAGCTAGAGATAGTTCAATTAGAGTTAGACAAGCTAAGGTTATTAATGATTATGCTACTAAAATAAAAGGGCTTAAATTTTTGGTTGGTGATATGAATGATAGAATTAATTCTGATTCAATGACACTACTTAAATATAATTGGAAATGTGTATTTGATGAAGAAACTTCTAAAACATATACTTATTCTGCTACTGAGCCTTTTAAAGGTATTGATTTTATATTTGTTAGTCCTGAAAAACAATGGAATATAAATGCTTTTGTTCCGTCAACTGAAGAGTATAGAAATGAAACAGGAATAGATTGGAGAATTATAAGTGATCATCTTCCTGTGATTGCTACATTTGAAGCAAAATAAATTTATTAAGAACCCCAAATTAGGGTTCTTTCTTATTTTATTAAATTAATTGGGAGGTAAAAATGAGCAATCCTAAAACAGCACTTGAACTTATGAAAGCTAGATATGAAGCATATACCAAAGGAGATATTGAATTTATAAAAAAAACTCACGACCCTAAAACTGCTAGAGGAATAGATTGGAAAGAGGCAGAGGAGTGGTCTAAAAATTCTAAATGGTTGGGTCTTGAGATTGTTGAAACTATTGCTGGAACTCAATTTGATAAAGAGGGAATTGTCGAATTTAAGGCTAAATATATTGATATGGCTACTGGTGAAGAGATTATTCATCATGAAAGAAGCTATTTTGTAAAAAAAGGTAGACACTGGTACTATAAGGGATGGTTACCTATTAAATAATAAGTGAGGTGTTACTATGGAAATATATTATTTTTCTGGAACTGGTAATTCTTTGTATATTGCTAAAAGAGTAAAGAAATATATTGATAATTCTGTACTCATTCCTATCGAAAATGTTTCACAACTTAATGAGATAAAGCCACTCTCTTCTGAAGTTGGTTTTATTTTTCCTGTATACTTCGGAGATATTCCAAAGATTGTAGAATCTACAATAAAAAAGTTTAATTTCTCAACTGTTAATTATATTTTTGTTATTCCTAATTGCTATAGTATCTTTGGAAAAACTTTTCTCACTTTTGAAAAACTTTTAAAATCTAAAAATAAAAATATAAGTTATAGAAATGTTTTATTTATGCCTGATAATGCGATACTTTTTCCTATAGAGAAAGATCAGGAAAAACTTGAAGAAATTGAAAAAACTATCTTACCTATTCTTAATGATATTAAGAATAGAATTATTACTCCAAATACACCTACAACTTACACTCAAATACTTCAAACATTCTTTATGAAACTTTTTTCTGAATGGGAATTTTCACCTAAAAAATTTAAAGTAAATAGTAACTGTATTGGGTGTGGAATCTGTAAACAAGTATGTCCCTGTAAAAATATAGAACTTAATAATAAGAGACCTTTATTCGGTTCTAATTGTACACATTGTTTATCCTGTTTTCATTGGTGTCCAAAAGAAGCTATCTCAATGAAAAATTTTACAATCAAAAATAGAAGAAAATATCATAATCCCAATATTGTATTAGATGAAATTATTAGAAATTAATTCTCTTTAAAAAATAAAAAGAGTTTTCAAGTAATATATTACTCAAAAACTCTTTTTTTATTATTCATCTAATTCAGTACAAGCTTTTTCATACTCTAATTGACTTGCTTGAAATCCCTTTTCTTTATAAAGTTATAATTGCTCTATATCCCATCTCCTTAGCTTTTTCTATTGTATAATTTATTAACTTTCTTCCCAATCCCTGTCTATGAAATTGTGGTGATATAAATACAGGTCCAAAAGAAATTATAGGATATTCTACTCCCATTTTATCTACTATCTTAGAATTATTATAAAAAATAGCTCCTTCTACTTCTCCATTTACTTCAATAACATAAGTTAATTCTTTTATAAAATCTGGACTTTTACGTAACTTATTTACTACTATATGTATATCTGTTCCTGGAAAATATAGATTTCAAAAAGCTTCTCTTGCAATCTCTTCAACTTTTCTATAATCTTTTTCTTCTTCTTTTCTTATAATTATATTCATAATTTACTCCTTCACTTTATTTTCTCTTTCATTGTACCAACTATTTTATATCAAGTAAATAAATTTCTTGAACTTCTTTTTAAAATTAGATAAAATATTATAAAAAAGTGAGGTTATTTATGAAAATGATTTTTTCACCTAGTAAGACAATGAAATATAAAAATATAAATTTTAAAGTAACTAAAGCTATTGAGTTTTCTAATCATACTGAAACTTTGATTAAAAAATTAAAAACTTTTTCAATAGAAGAGGTTGGTAGTTTTTTTAAATTAAAAGGTAAACTTCTAGAAGAAACATATAGTAATATTCAAAATTTTGAAATTCTTTCTGAATGTGAGGCTCTTTCTCTCTATGAAGGAGTTACCTTTAGACAATTAGAGATAGAAAAATTTACTGATAAAGAGATCGAATATCTAAATAAAAACCTTTTTATTTTTTCAGCTCTTTATGGAGTCATATCACCAAATACAAAAATTAAGCCTTATCGTTTAGATATGACTATAAATATTTTAGAAGAGAGTA from Candidatus Fusobacterium pullicola encodes:
- a CDS encoding YaaA family protein produces the protein MKMIFSPSKTMKYKNINFKVTKAIEFSNHTETLIKKLKTFSIEEVGSFFKLKGKLLEETYSNIQNFEILSECEALSLYEGVTFRQLEIEKFTDKEIEYLNKNLFIFSALYGVISPNTKIKPYRLDMTINILEESMYKFWSKDINNFLENYSTEIFINLASKEFSKILDYKKFKVIDIEFRQKIDEKLKNISTEGKKARGMMLNYMTLNSIEDIEKIKKFSEDGYRFSPENSTENKLFFIK